A single Colias croceus chromosome 10, ilColCroc2.1 DNA region contains:
- the LOC123695098 gene encoding SCO-spondin-like isoform X1, with product MIVFLVIFVFGASFNFVSTAFTCGSNEIYVDCRQICPPQSCNISYTEYTCDPPPACEPGCNCIENYLRDGNGVCIKNDDCPPPPQPCGENEIQSDCKQTCPPQRCDYDPKKLACKPGPCQPGCNCIDGYLRNSDGLCVAKDSCPKALPDCGENATPAVCTKQCPPQTCASLLVSTNRPCIPGPCRRGCNCIDGYLKDADSNCILKENCPKNIADQDQSSVGEESYCESSVASSSSSSSFSSVTNSQSSASNTDNTYVDISDTPENETEGTNSCRQNETYVYCNAGCLTNYCPTDDGRGIIACSLPKPCPPGCACQENYKRLSVDDNRCILASECPPVTCTRPHEVWYPCPAPCFSDSCRDIGVERECYSSGCEPQCACEQGYYRNDSGDCVLEENC from the exons ATGATCGTGTTTCtagttatatttgtttttggtGCGTCATTCAATTTTGTGAGCACAG CATTCACATGCGGATCAAACGAGATATACGTAGACTGTCGGCAGATATGCCCGCCGCAATCTTGTAACATCTCCTACACGGAGTACACCTGTGACCCGCCTCCAGCCTGCGAACCTGGTTGCAACTGTATTGAGAACTATCTTAGAGATGGAAATGGTGTCTGCATTAAGAATGATGATTGTCCACCAC CACCACAACCATGTGGAGAGAATGAAATACAATCGGATTGCAAACAGACCTGTCCCCCGCAAAGGTGTGACTATGATCCTAAGAAATTAGCCTGCAAACCCGGCCCCTGCCAACCTGGTTGCAATTGTATAGACGGTTATCTGAGGAATTCTGATGGTTTATGTGTGGCGAAAGATTCATGTCCTAAAG CTCTTCCCGATTGTGGTGAAAATGCGACACCTGCAGTGTGTACAAAGCAGTGTCCTCCGCAAACTTGTGCCTCTTTGTTAGTATCTACTAACAGACCATGTATACCTGGTCCGTGCCGTCGAGGGTGTAATTGTATAGATGGATATCTCAAAGATGCTGATAGCAATTGCATTTTGAAGGAAAACTGTCCGAAAA ACATTGCAGATCAGGATCAATCGTCGGTTGGTGAGGAGTCTTATTGTGAATCCAGCGTAGCCTCCTCTTCATCTAGCAGTTCTTTTTCTTCAGTTACCAATTCTCAGAGCTCAGCAAGCAATACAGATAATACATACGTTGATATCTCAGACACTCCTGAAAACGAAACTGAAG GGACCAATAGCTGTCGTCAGAATGAAACATACGTGTATTGTAATGCTGGATGTCTAACGAACTACTGTCCCACTGATGATGGAAGGGGGATAATAGCATGCAGTCTACCAAAACCTTGTCCGCCCGGTTGCGCTTGCCAGGAAAATTATAAGAGACTGAGCGTTGACGATAATAGGTGCATTTTGGCATCAGAATGTC CTCCAGTGACCTGTACAAGGCCCCACGAAGTGTGGTACCCCTGTCCAGCACCATGCTTCTCGGATAGCTGCCGTGATATAGGTGTAGAGAGAGAATGTTATAGTTCGGGCTGTGAACCACAATGTGCCTGTGAACAGGGGTACTATAGAAACGATAGTGGGGACTGCGTTTTAGAAGAGAATTGCTAG
- the LOC123695098 gene encoding zonadhesin-like isoform X3, with amino-acid sequence MIVFLVIFVFGASFNFVSTAFTCGSNEIYVDCRQICPPQSCNISYTEYTCDPPPACEPGCNCIENYLRDGNGVCIKNDDCPPPLPDCGENATPAVCTKQCPPQTCASLLVSTNRPCIPGPCRRGCNCIDGYLKDADSNCILKENCPKNIADQDQSSVGEESYCESSVASSSSSSSFSSVTNSQSSASNTDNTYVDISDTPENETEGTNSCRQNETYVYCNAGCLTNYCPTDDGRGIIACSLPKPCPPGCACQENYKRLSVDDNRCILASECPPVTCTRPHEVWYPCPAPCFSDSCRDIGVERECYSSGCEPQCACEQGYYRNDSGDCVLEENC; translated from the exons ATGATCGTGTTTCtagttatatttgtttttggtGCGTCATTCAATTTTGTGAGCACAG CATTCACATGCGGATCAAACGAGATATACGTAGACTGTCGGCAGATATGCCCGCCGCAATCTTGTAACATCTCCTACACGGAGTACACCTGTGACCCGCCTCCAGCCTGCGAACCTGGTTGCAACTGTATTGAGAACTATCTTAGAGATGGAAATGGTGTCTGCATTAAGAATGATGATTGTCCACCAC CTCTTCCCGATTGTGGTGAAAATGCGACACCTGCAGTGTGTACAAAGCAGTGTCCTCCGCAAACTTGTGCCTCTTTGTTAGTATCTACTAACAGACCATGTATACCTGGTCCGTGCCGTCGAGGGTGTAATTGTATAGATGGATATCTCAAAGATGCTGATAGCAATTGCATTTTGAAGGAAAACTGTCCGAAAA ACATTGCAGATCAGGATCAATCGTCGGTTGGTGAGGAGTCTTATTGTGAATCCAGCGTAGCCTCCTCTTCATCTAGCAGTTCTTTTTCTTCAGTTACCAATTCTCAGAGCTCAGCAAGCAATACAGATAATACATACGTTGATATCTCAGACACTCCTGAAAACGAAACTGAAG GGACCAATAGCTGTCGTCAGAATGAAACATACGTGTATTGTAATGCTGGATGTCTAACGAACTACTGTCCCACTGATGATGGAAGGGGGATAATAGCATGCAGTCTACCAAAACCTTGTCCGCCCGGTTGCGCTTGCCAGGAAAATTATAAGAGACTGAGCGTTGACGATAATAGGTGCATTTTGGCATCAGAATGTC CTCCAGTGACCTGTACAAGGCCCCACGAAGTGTGGTACCCCTGTCCAGCACCATGCTTCTCGGATAGCTGCCGTGATATAGGTGTAGAGAGAGAATGTTATAGTTCGGGCTGTGAACCACAATGTGCCTGTGAACAGGGGTACTATAGAAACGATAGTGGGGACTGCGTTTTAGAAGAGAATTGCTAG
- the LOC123695098 gene encoding SCO-spondin-like isoform X2 yields MIVFLVIFVFGASFNFVSTAFTCGSNEIYVDCRQICPPQSCNISYTEYTCDPPPACEPGCNCIENYLRDGNGVCIKNDDCPPPPQPCGENEIQSDCKQTCPPQRCDYDPKKLACKPGPCQPGCNCIDGYLRNSDGLCVAKDSCPKALPDCGENATPAVCTKQCPPQTCASLLVSTNRPCIPGPCRRGCNCIDGYLKDADSNCILKENCPKNQDQSSVGEESYCESSVASSSSSSSFSSVTNSQSSASNTDNTYVDISDTPENETEGTNSCRQNETYVYCNAGCLTNYCPTDDGRGIIACSLPKPCPPGCACQENYKRLSVDDNRCILASECPPVTCTRPHEVWYPCPAPCFSDSCRDIGVERECYSSGCEPQCACEQGYYRNDSGDCVLEENC; encoded by the exons ATGATCGTGTTTCtagttatatttgtttttggtGCGTCATTCAATTTTGTGAGCACAG CATTCACATGCGGATCAAACGAGATATACGTAGACTGTCGGCAGATATGCCCGCCGCAATCTTGTAACATCTCCTACACGGAGTACACCTGTGACCCGCCTCCAGCCTGCGAACCTGGTTGCAACTGTATTGAGAACTATCTTAGAGATGGAAATGGTGTCTGCATTAAGAATGATGATTGTCCACCAC CACCACAACCATGTGGAGAGAATGAAATACAATCGGATTGCAAACAGACCTGTCCCCCGCAAAGGTGTGACTATGATCCTAAGAAATTAGCCTGCAAACCCGGCCCCTGCCAACCTGGTTGCAATTGTATAGACGGTTATCTGAGGAATTCTGATGGTTTATGTGTGGCGAAAGATTCATGTCCTAAAG CTCTTCCCGATTGTGGTGAAAATGCGACACCTGCAGTGTGTACAAAGCAGTGTCCTCCGCAAACTTGTGCCTCTTTGTTAGTATCTACTAACAGACCATGTATACCTGGTCCGTGCCGTCGAGGGTGTAATTGTATAGATGGATATCTCAAAGATGCTGATAGCAATTGCATTTTGAAGGAAAACTGTCCGAAAA ATCAGGATCAATCGTCGGTTGGTGAGGAGTCTTATTGTGAATCCAGCGTAGCCTCCTCTTCATCTAGCAGTTCTTTTTCTTCAGTTACCAATTCTCAGAGCTCAGCAAGCAATACAGATAATACATACGTTGATATCTCAGACACTCCTGAAAACGAAACTGAAG GGACCAATAGCTGTCGTCAGAATGAAACATACGTGTATTGTAATGCTGGATGTCTAACGAACTACTGTCCCACTGATGATGGAAGGGGGATAATAGCATGCAGTCTACCAAAACCTTGTCCGCCCGGTTGCGCTTGCCAGGAAAATTATAAGAGACTGAGCGTTGACGATAATAGGTGCATTTTGGCATCAGAATGTC CTCCAGTGACCTGTACAAGGCCCCACGAAGTGTGGTACCCCTGTCCAGCACCATGCTTCTCGGATAGCTGCCGTGATATAGGTGTAGAGAGAGAATGTTATAGTTCGGGCTGTGAACCACAATGTGCCTGTGAACAGGGGTACTATAGAAACGATAGTGGGGACTGCGTTTTAGAAGAGAATTGCTAG